One Desulfovibrio fairfieldensis genomic window carries:
- the trmFO gene encoding methylenetetrahydrofolate--tRNA-(uracil(54)-C(5))-methyltransferase (FADH(2)-oxidizing) TrmFO: protein MNPTSIAVVGGGLAGCECALRLARAGLDVTLFEQKPGFRSPAHVNDCLAELVCSNSLRSDEATSGVGLLKAEMRALDSDFMAVADACRVPAGKALAVDREAFAQAMTARVAAEPRIRLVERRIDSPDDPALAESGAGTVVIAAGPLASEELSASLARTLGTEHCYFYDAIAPIVWTHSLDMNVVFRASRYDCENGEPAGQGDYLNCPMSREEYEIFYQALLEARKVEARAFERETHFEGCMPVEALAERGPRTLTFGPLKPVGFVDPRTGRRPWAVLQLRAENANSETCNLVGCQTKLTQPEQARVFRLVPGLERAEFARYGSMHRNTYVNAPEALNADLSLKTYPHVFLAGQITGVEGYVESAASGLWLGLVLAARARGAELPTPPAESALGALLRHLQTPSKRFQPSNAHFGLMPELGEKARKKDRKALYAARAQAAFAAWLAGIGEAGAL, encoded by the coding sequence ATGAATCCGACATCCATTGCCGTGGTGGGCGGCGGCCTCGCGGGTTGCGAATGCGCGTTGCGCCTGGCCCGCGCGGGCCTGGACGTGACCCTCTTTGAACAGAAGCCCGGCTTCCGTTCCCCGGCCCATGTGAACGACTGCCTGGCCGAACTGGTCTGCTCCAATTCACTGCGCTCGGACGAGGCCACATCGGGCGTCGGTCTGCTCAAGGCGGAAATGCGCGCCCTGGACAGCGATTTCATGGCCGTGGCCGACGCCTGCCGGGTGCCCGCGGGCAAGGCCCTGGCCGTGGACCGCGAAGCCTTCGCGCAGGCCATGACCGCGCGCGTGGCCGCCGAGCCCCGCATCCGGCTGGTGGAGCGCCGCATCGACTCCCCGGACGATCCCGCCCTGGCCGAAAGCGGGGCGGGCACGGTGGTCATCGCCGCCGGGCCCCTGGCTTCGGAGGAGCTTTCCGCCTCCCTGGCCCGCACCCTGGGGACGGAACACTGCTATTTTTATGACGCCATAGCGCCCATCGTCTGGACACATTCCCTGGACATGAACGTGGTCTTCCGGGCCTCGCGTTATGACTGCGAGAACGGCGAACCGGCGGGGCAGGGGGACTATCTCAACTGTCCCATGAGCCGCGAGGAATACGAAATTTTTTATCAGGCCCTGCTGGAAGCCCGCAAGGTGGAGGCGCGCGCCTTTGAGCGCGAGACGCATTTCGAGGGCTGCATGCCGGTGGAGGCCCTGGCCGAGCGCGGCCCGCGCACCCTGACCTTCGGGCCGCTCAAGCCCGTGGGCTTTGTGGACCCGCGCACGGGCCGCCGCCCCTGGGCCGTGCTGCAACTGCGCGCGGAAAACGCCAACAGCGAAACCTGTAATCTGGTGGGCTGCCAGACCAAACTGACCCAGCCCGAACAAGCCAGAGTGTTCCGGCTGGTGCCGGGCCTGGAACGGGCGGAGTTCGCCCGCTATGGCAGCATGCACCGCAATACCTACGTCAACGCGCCGGAAGCCCTCAATGCGGACCTTTCCCTCAAGACGTATCCCCACGTCTTTCTGGCCGGGCAGATCACCGGCGTGGAAGGTTATGTGGAGTCCGCCGCCAGCGGGCTCTGGCTGGGGCTCGTGCTGGCGGCCCGGGCGCGCGGCGCGGAGTTGCCCACCCCCCCGGCGGAGAGCGCCCTGGGCGCGCTGCTGCGCCATCTGCAAACCCCGTCCAAGCGTTTTCAACCCTCCAACGCGCACTTCGGCCTCATGCCGGAACTGGGCGAAAAAGCGCGTAAAAAGGACCGCAAGGCCCTGTACGCGGCTCGCGCGCAGGCCGCCTTCGCGGCCTGGCTGGCCGGGATCGGTGAAGCGGGAGCCCTGTAG
- the dut gene encoding dUTP diphosphatase, giving the protein MKTTTTPLISGQTPAPVSAEAPVHVAFVRSGARELYAQEREDFLAPATALSAGFDLRACLDTPEAHIAPGARLCVPTGLSVQPQQPGLAGFVYSRSGLGARDGLTVAQGVGVIDPDYTGEILVMLLNTSGEERRLKRGERMAQLIFQPYVRPVWQEVPELAATRRGAGGFGHTGR; this is encoded by the coding sequence GTGAAGACCACAACTACTCCTCTCATTTCCGGCCAGACTCCGGCCCCGGTTTCAGCCGAAGCCCCGGTGCATGTCGCCTTTGTCCGCTCCGGCGCGCGCGAGCTTTACGCCCAGGAACGGGAAGACTTTCTGGCCCCGGCCACGGCCCTTTCCGCCGGTTTCGACCTGCGGGCCTGCCTGGACACGCCCGAAGCGCATATCGCGCCGGGCGCACGGCTGTGCGTGCCCACAGGGCTCAGCGTGCAGCCGCAACAGCCGGGTCTGGCGGGCTTTGTCTACTCCCGCAGCGGCCTGGGCGCGCGCGACGGGCTCACCGTGGCCCAGGGCGTGGGCGTCATCGACCCGGACTATACCGGGGAAATCCTGGTCATGCTTCTGAACACCTCCGGGGAAGAGCGACGACTCAAGCGCGGCGAGCGCATGGCCCAACTGATCTTTCAGCCCTATGTCCGCCCTGTCTGGCAGGAAGTGCCGGAACTGGCCGCCACCCGGCGCGGCGCGGGCGGTTTCGGGCACACGGGCCGTTGA
- a CDS encoding aspartate aminotransferase family protein, protein MSQAFNAVKAEEEHLLCRSYSRYPLAIARGKGARLWDVDGKEYVDLLAGIAVAGLGHCNDEVCEALERQSRKLWHVSNLFYQQEQLDLAKLLLSTSHHGKAFFCNSGAEANEACIKLARRYMRTVKQRDAYEIITLGGCFHGRTLGALAATGRESLSKGFTPLPEGFKQVPAGDLEALRAAITPATAAVLVEVVQGEGGVVPLPADYLHGVQALCREKNVLFLCDEVQAGLCRTGKFWAFQNYNLQPDAISMAKSLANGLPMGAMLATDEMARGFEAGSHATTFGGGALTSAVAAKTVEIMLRDHLAERAAALGAHVKEELAALQQRLPEKIRELRGVGLMLGIELTGDGQPVWEELLRRGYICNLSHGVTLRLLPPLTIDQADLDGFVRVLEDVLRAN, encoded by the coding sequence ATGTCGCAAGCCTTCAACGCCGTCAAAGCCGAGGAAGAACACCTGCTCTGCCGCTCATACAGCCGCTACCCGCTGGCTATCGCGCGCGGCAAGGGCGCGCGCCTCTGGGACGTGGACGGCAAGGAATATGTGGACCTGCTGGCGGGCATCGCCGTGGCGGGCCTGGGACATTGCAACGACGAAGTCTGTGAGGCTCTGGAACGCCAGTCCCGCAAACTCTGGCACGTAAGCAATCTCTTTTACCAGCAGGAACAACTGGATCTCGCCAAGCTGCTGCTTTCCACCAGCCACCACGGCAAGGCCTTTTTCTGCAATTCCGGGGCCGAGGCCAACGAGGCCTGCATCAAGCTGGCCCGGCGCTATATGCGCACGGTCAAGCAGCGCGACGCCTATGAAATCATTACCCTGGGCGGCTGCTTCCACGGCCGCACCCTGGGGGCCCTGGCCGCCACGGGCCGCGAAAGCCTGAGCAAGGGCTTCACGCCCCTGCCCGAGGGCTTCAAGCAGGTGCCCGCCGGTGATCTGGAAGCTCTCAGGGCCGCGATCACGCCCGCCACGGCCGCCGTGCTGGTGGAAGTGGTGCAGGGCGAGGGCGGCGTGGTGCCCCTGCCCGCGGACTATCTGCACGGAGTGCAGGCCCTCTGCCGGGAAAAGAACGTCCTCTTCCTCTGCGACGAAGTCCAGGCCGGGCTCTGCCGTACCGGCAAATTCTGGGCCTTCCAGAACTACAATCTTCAGCCCGATGCCATCAGTATGGCAAAATCCCTGGCCAACGGCCTGCCCATGGGCGCCATGCTGGCCACGGACGAAATGGCCCGGGGCTTTGAGGCGGGCAGCCATGCCACCACCTTCGGCGGCGGCGCGCTGACCTCGGCGGTGGCCGCCAAAACCGTGGAAATCATGCTGCGCGACCATCTGGCAGAACGCGCGGCCGCTCTGGGCGCGCACGTCAAGGAAGAACTGGCGGCCCTGCAACAGCGCCTACCCGAGAAAATCCGTGAATTGCGCGGCGTGGGCCTGATGCTGGGCATCGAACTGACCGGCGACGGCCAACCGGTCTGGGAAGAACTGCTGCGCCGGGGCTACATCTGCAACCTGAGCCACGGCGTCACCCTGCGCCTGCTGCCGCCCCTGACCATTGACCAGGCGGATCTGGACGGCTTTGTACGCGTGCTGGAAGATGTGCTCCGGGCGAATTGA
- a CDS encoding TraR/DksA family transcriptional regulator — MDVFDQATELERLDRESALVRARASMDRGGPEWIDGVACCRECGDPIPQKRLDALPGVGLCRACQEERENSNR, encoded by the coding sequence ATGGACGTGTTTGATCAGGCCACCGAACTGGAACGCTTGGACAGGGAGTCCGCCTTGGTGCGGGCCCGCGCTTCCATGGATCGCGGCGGACCGGAATGGATCGACGGCGTGGCCTGTTGCCGTGAATGCGGCGATCCCATCCCCCAGAAACGTCTGGATGCGCTGCCCGGCGTGGGCCTTTGCCGCGCCTGCCAGGAAGAACGCGAAAACAGCAATCGCTGA
- a CDS encoding inorganic phosphate transporter produces MFEVPLLLAVIVLVALVFDFTNGAHDCANAIATVVSTKVVTPRFAVGAAALLNLGGALLGTEVAKTLGSGIVLPHVVEGSHVLVLAALVGAIAWNCITWYYGIPSSSSHALIGGLIGAAVADEGFGALNVSGIVDKVLIPLVGSPLAGYIAGFLIMWLIYWIFGHVHRSKVNWTFRHLQLVSAGFMATSHGLNDAQKTMGIVTLALVIFGEIDSVEVPLWVKLACAGAMALGTAVGGWKIVKTMGHRIFKLEPVHGFAAESSAALVITGASLLGAPVSTTHTISACIFGVGSTKRLSAVRWNVAGSLLVAWTLTLPAAGIVGFISYKLLHFIWN; encoded by the coding sequence ATGTTTGAGGTGCCCCTCCTTCTGGCCGTCATCGTGTTGGTGGCCCTGGTTTTCGACTTCACCAACGGCGCGCATGACTGCGCCAACGCCATCGCCACCGTAGTGTCCACCAAGGTGGTCACGCCGCGTTTCGCCGTGGGCGCGGCGGCCCTGCTCAATCTGGGCGGAGCCCTGCTGGGCACGGAAGTCGCCAAGACCCTGGGCAGCGGCATTGTGCTGCCGCATGTGGTGGAAGGCAGCCACGTGCTGGTACTGGCCGCCCTGGTGGGGGCCATCGCCTGGAACTGCATCACATGGTATTACGGCATTCCGTCCTCGTCCTCCCATGCCCTGATCGGCGGGCTCATCGGCGCGGCCGTGGCCGACGAGGGCTTCGGCGCGCTCAATGTCAGCGGCATTGTGGACAAGGTACTGATCCCCCTGGTGGGATCGCCTCTGGCCGGCTACATCGCCGGTTTTCTGATTATGTGGCTGATTTACTGGATTTTCGGACACGTCCACCGCAGCAAGGTCAACTGGACCTTCCGGCATCTGCAACTGGTGTCCGCCGGGTTCATGGCTACCAGCCACGGCCTCAACGACGCCCAGAAAACCATGGGCATCGTCACCCTGGCTCTGGTGATCTTCGGCGAGATCGACAGCGTGGAAGTGCCCCTCTGGGTCAAACTGGCCTGCGCCGGGGCCATGGCCCTGGGCACGGCCGTGGGCGGCTGGAAGATCGTCAAGACCATGGGCCACCGTATCTTCAAGCTGGAGCCGGTGCACGGCTTTGCCGCCGAAAGCTCGGCGGCTCTGGTGATTACCGGGGCTTCGTTGCTGGGCGCGCCGGTAAGCACCACGCATACCATTTCGGCCTGCATCTTCGGCGTGGGGTCCACCAAACGGCTCTCGGCCGTGCGCTGGAACGTAGCGGGCAGTCTGCTCGTTGCCTGGACCCTGACCCTGCCCGCCGCCGGGATAGTCGGTTTCATTTCCTACAAGTTGCTGCATTTCATCTGGAATTGA
- a CDS encoding DUF47 domain-containing protein: protein MFAALLPKSAPFFAMLQEQNGLLRRMAGLLVEMLEDPSKMDDVHKEIAFLEEEADLLHTRIIRALSQTFITPIDREDILRINQEQEEAMDCLQSLSTRLHIFEFTRVRFPALQMARTISAMLDLTRLMLEGLAHRRDCHKTRAFRTLRGECDMLLAVGLAELMDEQQEVTPALIMQILKWSQAYERMSMLLEQVNTLAETIEEAVLKNV from the coding sequence ATGTTTGCCGCCTTGCTACCCAAGTCCGCGCCTTTTTTCGCCATGTTGCAGGAGCAGAACGGCTTGTTGCGCCGCATGGCCGGGTTGCTGGTCGAGATGCTCGAAGATCCCTCCAAAATGGACGACGTCCATAAAGAAATCGCCTTTCTGGAAGAAGAAGCCGATCTGCTGCACACCCGGATCATCCGGGCCCTTTCCCAAACCTTCATCACGCCCATCGACCGCGAAGACATCCTGCGCATCAATCAGGAGCAGGAAGAAGCCATGGACTGCTTGCAGAGTCTGAGCACCCGCCTGCATATTTTTGAATTCACTCGGGTGCGCTTTCCGGCCCTGCAAATGGCCCGGACCATCAGCGCCATGCTCGACCTCACCCGGCTGATGCTGGAAGGTCTGGCCCATCGGCGCGACTGCCACAAAACCCGCGCCTTCCGCACGCTGCGCGGCGAATGCGACATGCTTCTGGCCGTGGGCCTGGCCGAACTGATGGACGAGCAGCAGGAGGTCACGCCCGCCCTGATCATGCAGATTCTGAAATGGAGCCAGGCCTACGAGCGCATGAGCATGCTGCTGGAACAGGTCAACACCCTGGCGGAAACCATTGAGGAAGCGGTGCTGAAAAATGTTTGA
- a CDS encoding pseudouridine synthase, translating into MNACELRVDAALAGQRLDQALAALTPELGLRGRRRLIARGAVLVNGRVGDAGCRLRPGDVLALRGTEDGTGATPCSADMPRLLSRQGDYCFLYKPAGLHSAALAGDNGPSLEALLPVLLSEESGGRAPRLMQRLDYGTSGIVCAALGAKAAQAFRVAERTGRCEKRYLALLRGTLAGPSTVRLALDTADRRQSRVLADTDDTLRWTEFLPLHVWGGAAATGPLAGLVRDTAHGESTSSASGAGEGEDPGGLTLAACRIRCGARHQIRAHAAALGHPLWGDGLYGRSNQHGPAGTGFFLHHGALLLPGAACVQSPPWPLPEAQAGAVRKWLESPAQCGILRRGHRNSPDPHQP; encoded by the coding sequence ATGAACGCGTGCGAACTCCGCGTTGATGCTGCACTGGCCGGACAGCGACTGGACCAGGCCCTGGCCGCGCTGACGCCCGAACTGGGGCTGCGCGGCCGCCGCCGGTTGATCGCGCGCGGCGCGGTGCTGGTCAACGGCAGGGTGGGAGATGCGGGGTGCCGTTTGCGGCCGGGCGACGTCCTTGCCCTGCGCGGCACGGAGGACGGAACAGGTGCGACGCCGTGTTCCGCGGACATGCCGCGCCTGCTCTCCCGCCAGGGAGACTATTGTTTTCTGTACAAGCCTGCCGGGCTGCACAGCGCGGCCCTGGCCGGGGACAACGGCCCCAGCCTGGAGGCTCTGTTGCCCGTCTTGCTGTCGGAAGAGAGCGGAGGGCGTGCGCCGCGGCTCATGCAGCGCCTGGATTATGGAACTTCGGGCATTGTCTGCGCGGCCCTGGGGGCAAAGGCGGCTCAGGCCTTCCGTGTCGCGGAGCGGACGGGCCGGTGCGAAAAGCGTTATCTGGCCCTGCTCAGAGGGACACTGGCCGGGCCGTCCACAGTCCGGCTGGCCCTGGATACGGCGGATCGCCGCCAAAGCCGTGTGCTGGCGGACACGGACGACACGCTCCGCTGGACGGAATTTCTGCCCCTGCACGTTTGGGGCGGCGCGGCGGCAACAGGTCCGCTTGCGGGCCTGGTCCGGGATACGGCGCACGGCGAAAGTACTTCTTCCGCGTCCGGCGCGGGCGAAGGGGAAGATCCCGGCGGCCTGACCCTGGCCGCCTGCCGCATCCGTTGCGGCGCGCGGCATCAGATCCGGGCACACGCGGCGGCCCTGGGCCATCCCCTCTGGGGGGACGGCCTGTATGGCCGGTCGAATCAACACGGCCCGGCCGGAACGGGATTTTTTCTGCACCACGGGGCCCTGCTGCTGCCCGGCGCGGCCTGCGTGCAATCGCCGCCCTGGCCGCTGCCCGAAGCCCAGGCCGGGGCGGTCAGGAAATGGCTTGAAAGCCCGGCTCAATGCGGTATACTGAGGCGTGGGCATCGCAACAGCCCGGACCCGCATCAGCCGTAA
- a CDS encoding GAK system CofD-like protein produces the protein MNSDGQNRGAASLPPPASGLIPALGPRLVFFTGGTALRDLSRQLTRYTHNSVHLITPFDSGGSSAALRRAFAMPAVGDIRNRLLALADSAVVPRNVLDFCARRLPEEGNAEALRARLRALAAVEHPLWAAMPEIFAGALRLHMRFFLERMPRDFDPRLASLGNLILAGGYLHHKRNFGPVLAFFSRLLQVRGVVLPIAGESLHLAAELDDGSRLVGQHRFKELTRPVRRLFLTVHEPDRAGAAVHPQTPCRPPLAPAAAAYLRSAGAICYPMGSFYTSVLANLLPQGVGRSVAAANCPKIFIPNSGHDAEVHGLSLVGQVGMLLRHLREDASEARTEELLHWVLVDSRNGRYEGGLGPEVRHALADLGVPLLERDMVCEGDPQRHDPELTARALLGLLPDGGRAGESELG, from the coding sequence ATGAACAGCGACGGCCAGAATCGTGGGGCGGCTTCCCTGCCTCCCCCTGCTTCCGGCCTGATCCCGGCCCTGGGGCCGCGCCTCGTTTTTTTTACCGGCGGCACGGCCTTGCGCGATTTAAGCCGCCAGTTGACCCGCTATACCCACAATTCCGTCCATCTGATCACCCCCTTTGATTCCGGCGGCAGTTCCGCCGCTCTGCGCCGGGCTTTTGCCATGCCCGCCGTGGGCGATATCCGCAACCGCCTGCTGGCCCTGGCCGACAGCGCCGTGGTGCCCCGGAACGTGCTCGATTTCTGCGCCCGACGCCTGCCCGAAGAAGGGAATGCTGAAGCCCTGCGCGCCCGACTGCGGGCTCTGGCGGCGGTGGAGCATCCGCTTTGGGCCGCCATGCCGGAGATCTTCGCCGGGGCCCTGCGCCTGCACATGCGTTTTTTTCTGGAGCGCATGCCCCGGGATTTTGACCCGCGCCTTGCCAGCCTGGGCAATCTGATCCTGGCCGGGGGCTATCTGCACCACAAGCGTAATTTCGGGCCGGTCCTGGCCTTTTTCAGCCGCCTGCTCCAGGTGCGCGGGGTGGTGCTGCCCATTGCGGGCGAAAGCCTGCATCTGGCGGCGGAGCTGGACGACGGTTCGCGCCTGGTGGGCCAGCACCGCTTCAAGGAGCTGACGCGTCCCGTGCGCCGCCTTTTTCTTACGGTGCACGAGCCGGACCGCGCCGGGGCCGCCGTTCATCCCCAGACGCCCTGCCGTCCGCCTCTGGCGCCCGCCGCGGCCGCCTACCTGCGTTCGGCCGGGGCCATCTGCTATCCCATGGGCAGTTTTTACACCAGTGTGCTGGCCAATCTGCTGCCGCAGGGCGTGGGCCGCAGCGTGGCCGCCGCGAACTGCCCTAAAATCTTCATCCCCAACTCGGGCCATGATGCGGAAGTGCACGGCCTTTCCCTGGTCGGGCAGGTGGGCATGCTGCTGCGTCATCTGCGCGAGGATGCGTCCGAGGCGCGCACTGAAGAGCTCCTGCACTGGGTGCTGGTGGACAGCCGGAACGGCCGCTACGAGGGCGGCTTGGGGCCGGAAGTCCGCCACGCTCTGGCGGATTTGGGCGTGCCTCTGCTGGAACGCGACATGGTCTGCGAGGGAGATCCCCAACGGCATGATCCGGAATTGACGGCCAGAGCCCTGCTGGGCCTGTTGCCCGACGGCGGACGCGCCGGGGAATCGGAGCTGGGATGA
- a CDS encoding 3'-5' exonuclease — MLRRRLSGDEINAMPLCHYQGPVHVIRVLEDWKQALPDLRADGVLGFDTETRPTFRKGKVNAPSLIQLATERAVYLVQLAWLPFGPHLAEILADPNIIKAGVGIRDDMRELSRLHDFEPAGLVDLGNAARAHKLPSQGLRTLAANLFGWRISKGSQCSNWSLMELSQRQIAYAATDAWIGRLIFLRMREFGLIPPVPASPASLVVPRATPGPESDA, encoded by the coding sequence ATGCTGCGCCGCCGTTTGAGCGGCGATGAAATCAACGCCATGCCCCTTTGTCATTATCAGGGGCCGGTGCATGTGATCCGCGTGCTGGAAGACTGGAAGCAGGCCCTGCCCGATCTGCGCGCGGACGGCGTGCTGGGCTTCGATACGGAAACCCGGCCCACCTTCCGTAAGGGCAAGGTCAACGCGCCCTCGCTGATCCAGCTCGCGACGGAACGGGCCGTCTACCTGGTCCAGCTGGCCTGGCTGCCCTTTGGCCCGCATCTGGCCGAGATTCTCGCCGATCCAAACATCATCAAGGCCGGTGTGGGCATCCGCGACGACATGCGTGAGCTCTCCAGGCTGCACGACTTTGAGCCCGCCGGTCTGGTGGACCTGGGCAATGCGGCCCGCGCCCACAAGCTGCCCAGCCAGGGGCTGCGCACCCTGGCCGCCAATCTTTTCGGCTGGCGCATCTCCAAGGGCTCGCAGTGTTCCAACTGGAGCCTGATGGAACTGAGCCAGCGCCAGATCGCCTATGCCGCCACGGATGCCTGGATCGGACGCCTGATTTTTCTGCGCATGCGCGAGTTCGGCCTCATTCCGCCGGTTCCGGCCAGTCCGGCCAGCCTGGTTGTCCCGCGCGCAACCCCCGGACCGGAGAGCGACGCATGA
- the mnmE gene encoding tRNA uridine-5-carboxymethylaminomethyl(34) synthesis GTPase MnmE produces MSTIAAIATPPGAGGIGIVRLSGPRAKALLARMFLPLSPRFENFRPWFLHRGRVLDRYGEALDDVLAVFMPGPRTFTGEDMAEIHCHGGPLIVQAVLESILRLGARQAERGEFSRRAFVNGRMDLSQAEAVAELIAAPSREALRYSLNRLDGLLGRRVLALREELEALRVQVCLAVDFPEEEVECLAPAAFGRAVTEVACSVRRLLAGQKRARVMQQGAVVVLAGAVNAGKSSLLNALLGRNRALVTDIPGTTRDFLEEACDLDGLPVRLTDTAGLRQTEEGRHGADAVEALGMALSREKLGEADCILLVLDGARLGEAGAAAESCPDAAARQVLGLAGDTPVLLVWNKSDLCSPELFPPRWADGLSCCKVSARSGDNVDALAMALRQALLADGRDRPPSDGLAPNARQALALEEALAELEALEADVRAGQPYDCCAVRLDTAAAHLGEVTGLSSPAEVLDRVFAQFCIGK; encoded by the coding sequence ATGTCCACCATTGCCGCCATAGCCACGCCTCCCGGAGCCGGGGGCATCGGCATTGTGCGCCTTTCCGGCCCGAGGGCCAAGGCGTTGCTGGCGCGCATGTTTCTGCCCCTTTCGCCGCGTTTTGAAAATTTTCGCCCCTGGTTCCTGCACCGCGGCCGGGTCCTGGACCGGTATGGTGAAGCCCTGGACGACGTGCTGGCCGTGTTCATGCCCGGCCCGCGCACCTTCACCGGCGAGGATATGGCCGAAATTCACTGTCACGGCGGCCCGCTTATTGTCCAGGCCGTGCTGGAAAGCATTCTGCGTCTGGGCGCGCGCCAGGCCGAGCGGGGCGAGTTCTCGCGCCGGGCCTTTGTCAACGGGCGCATGGATTTGAGCCAGGCCGAAGCCGTGGCCGAACTTATCGCCGCGCCCTCGCGCGAAGCCCTGCGTTACAGTCTGAACCGCCTGGACGGCCTGTTGGGCCGCCGCGTGCTGGCTTTGCGGGAAGAACTGGAAGCTCTGCGCGTCCAGGTCTGTCTGGCCGTGGATTTTCCCGAGGAAGAGGTGGAATGCCTTGCCCCGGCGGCCTTCGGCCGGGCCGTGACTGAAGTGGCCTGCTCCGTGCGGCGCCTGCTGGCCGGGCAGAAGCGGGCCCGCGTCATGCAGCAGGGAGCCGTCGTGGTCCTGGCCGGAGCGGTGAACGCGGGCAAATCCAGCCTGCTCAATGCGCTGCTGGGCCGCAATCGGGCTTTGGTTACGGACATTCCGGGCACGACCCGCGATTTTCTGGAAGAAGCCTGCGATCTGGACGGGCTGCCCGTGCGCCTCACGGATACCGCCGGTCTGCGCCAAACCGAGGAGGGCCGGCACGGCGCGGATGCCGTGGAAGCCCTGGGCATGGCCCTGAGCCGGGAAAAACTGGGCGAAGCGGATTGCATCCTGCTGGTGCTGGACGGCGCGCGCCTGGGTGAGGCCGGAGCCGCCGCGGAAAGCTGCCCCGACGCGGCGGCACGCCAGGTGCTGGGACTGGCCGGAGATACGCCCGTGCTCCTGGTCTGGAACAAGAGCGACCTCTGCTCGCCGGAATTGTTCCCGCCGCGCTGGGCAGACGGCCTTTCCTGTTGTAAGGTAAGCGCGCGTTCGGGCGACAATGTGGACGCTCTGGCCATGGCTCTGCGGCAGGCCCTGCTGGCCGACGGGCGCGACAGGCCGCCGTCCGACGGCCTTGCGCCCAACGCGCGGCAGGCACTGGCTCTGGAAGAGGCGTTGGCCGAGCTGGAAGCTCTGGAAGCGGACGTCCGCGCGGGCCAGCCCTATGACTGCTGCGCCGTGCGCCTGGATACGGCGGCGGCGCACCTTGGTGAAGTGACGGGCCTGTCCAGCCCTGCGGAAGTGCTGGACAGGGTCTTTGCCCAATTCTGCATCGGCAAATAA
- the jag gene encoding RNA-binding cell elongation regulator Jag/EloR has translation MEGFKEFQGKDLDSAIEEACGYFNTAREKLEIEILQDAKSGIFGIVGARKAKVRARRAHLREAVESILGKKGAAAPDEEGESAGAAPRIPEKNARQERPRRGREQSQERGRKNAASIAAEESCARAATPPESGAAPAGEMEETAQAAPSIRSAPEPEVGARADVAPAGDENRPEGQSEEREAACAAGRDEARAETRAGGRRESGRASGRARPRREESRPGSREGTPGEGLDLSGEDLDEAGEGLPVTPVEQLDAVRLEALVQEAVRELVRPIVGTEMCLDVKVGEGRVQVCVDCDEDSGLLIGREGQTLAALQYLVSRVVSRGMNAAVRVQLDAGEYRRRQDEKLREMALALAERVRQSGRSYSTRPLSSYHRRIVHVCLQDAGDVQTRSTGDGPMKRVVIMRRKLEKA, from the coding sequence ATGGAAGGGTTCAAAGAATTTCAGGGCAAAGACCTGGACAGCGCCATCGAGGAAGCCTGCGGCTACTTCAACACGGCGCGGGAAAAGCTGGAGATTGAAATACTCCAGGACGCCAAGTCCGGCATTTTCGGCATCGTGGGAGCGCGCAAGGCCAAGGTGCGCGCGCGCAGGGCCCATCTGCGCGAGGCTGTGGAAAGCATCCTGGGCAAAAAAGGCGCTGCCGCCCCCGACGAAGAAGGGGAGTCCGCAGGCGCGGCTCCGCGTATCCCGGAAAAGAACGCCCGGCAGGAACGCCCCCGGCGCGGGCGGGAGCAGAGCCAGGAGCGCGGGCGCAAAAACGCCGCTTCCATTGCCGCTGAAGAGTCTTGTGCCCGCGCGGCGACGCCGCCCGAGTCCGGCGCGGCTCCCGCTGGGGAAATGGAAGAGACGGCCCAGGCCGCGCCGTCCATCCGTTCCGCACCGGAGCCGGAAGTGGGTGCCCGCGCTGACGTCGCTCCGGCTGGGGACGAGAATCGTCCTGAAGGCCAAAGCGAGGAGCGGGAAGCCGCGTGCGCCGCAGGCCGTGACGAGGCCCGCGCGGAAACACGCGCAGGCGGGCGGCGGGAATCCGGCCGCGCTTCCGGGCGTGCCCGGCCCCGGCGCGAGGAAAGCCGCCCTGGAAGCCGGGAAGGAACGCCCGGCGAGGGACTGGATCTGTCTGGGGAGGATCTGGACGAAGCCGGTGAAGGTCTGCCCGTGACGCCTGTGGAGCAGCTGGATGCCGTCCGTCTGGAGGCTCTGGTTCAGGAGGCCGTGCGCGAGCTGGTGCGGCCCATTGTGGGTACGGAGATGTGCCTCGACGTCAAAGTGGGCGAGGGCCGGGTGCAGGTCTGCGTGGACTGCGACGAGGACTCCGGTCTGCTTATCGGGCGTGAGGGCCAGACCCTGGCGGCTTTGCAGTATCTGGTGTCGCGCGTTGTGTCGCGGGGTATGAATGCCGCCGTGCGTGTGCAGCTGGACGCCGGGGAATACCGTCGGCGCCAGGACGAAAAATTGCGGGAAATGGCCCTGGCCCTGGCTGAAAGGGTGCGCCAGAGCGGACGTTCGTATTCCACGCGGCCCCTTTCTTCCTATCACCGGCGCATTGTGCATGTCTGCCTCCAGGACGCCGGGGATGTGCAAACCCGCAGCACCGGCGACGGTCCCATGAAAAGAGTGGTCATCATGCGCCGGAAGCTGGAAAAAGCGTAG